The Luteolibacter arcticus genome includes the window CCCTATCATGCTCTTCCTGGTCTGGAGCTGGTGGGACTCCGCCAAGATGGACCGGGCACGCAGTTGGACAGCGGGACGTTTCGGTTCCTTCAGGGTCAATCATGCCGATTCGGCCATTTCCTTGACCCGCGCTCCCCACGGTTCGCCATCCGCATTCGTGAATGACCGCTGGAGCTTCTCTCGAGAGTTCGCCTACACCAAGGAAAGGACTTACGAGCTCGATTCTTCGCTCCGCTGGCCAGCAGTGAAGATCGGCCGGGACGAGCAGGGGCGACCTCTGGTAGTGGTTCCTTACTGGGTCTCGATTTCCATCTACCTCTCAGCTTGGGCGTGTCTTCTCGCGTGGTGCCGCAGGAGACACTCCAGGAACCTCTTCCATACCGGAGTGGATTCCGAAGGCATGGGCGATCGTTAGAGCACGAAAAAACCGGGATGTTTCCCTCACGTTCGTGCGTGATTTTGACGGGCCTATCAGCGCCGAGACCAACCTCTACGGTACGTGAAGCCGTCGAATCATAATATTCCGGAACCAGGTCTGCTCGCCGTGATGCTGAAGCGCCAAAGGTGCGTTGGCCGTTTGTCCGAACCCCGGCAGCAAACCTCCGTCCGAATAAGTAGCAACCGCAGACTGCCAAGCGGCACCGGCCATCTCATACTCCAATACTTTGCCTCCATTTAACCAATGTTGGACATTCGTTCCTCGTACGATGAGACGGCAGGAATTCCACTGGCCAGTAGGGACCAGAGTTTTGGGACCAGGCGCAAAGAGCCCATAGGCTGCCCCCATCAATCTCTTTCCAGTCAACGCCGAGTGAGCGTCATCCAGAAGCTGATACTCCGGCCCTGTCTGCGTTGAATAATTGGTGGACGTCGGCTCGGTTAGGCGGAACACGATCCCACTATTGCCATTATTGCTGGTCTTCCACTCCCAGCGAAGTTCAAAGTTTTGGTAGCTGTTAAGCGTGACGAGATCATTGTTCGAGATCGCAGCACCTCCCGAAACCGCCACGGACATCAACTCCTTTTCAGGTGTTATGGTCCAAACACTAGCAGGTGGCAGCCCCGCCCGATGATAGCCCCGAAAGGCAGCGAGAGACGCACCATCAAACAAAATTTCCCACTCTGCGAGCCGGTAGAAGCACCGGGGTAAATCGGCGGCCTCCGATATCCTCCATTCGCCTGCTTCCGCAACGGGATCCGCGATATTCAACCAATTTTCGTTAGCAAATTGGGCCGTAGAATTTTTCTGAAGATAGTGACGCTGCAAACCGGCTTGAGGCCATGACAACTTCACTTCCCCTCCTGAAACCGATATCGAAAGATCGCTTGCGTTTCCGGGTCTCGAGAAACCTAAAAATAACGACACAGCAGCCAAGAATCGAATCATTCAGAGGGGGAATTGGACTCCTAAATTTATTATTCCCTACCCAACGCACTGTCTACCAGAAATTTGTGATTTTCTCATCTGACCGCCGGGCAGGCCCCATCGATAACACGATTTTACATAATAGATCATGCGCGCCTTTATTACTTCCACTCCAAGAAAAAGCCGGGAGGTTTCCCTCCCGGCTTCTGGAATCGTTCTGACAGCTAGGATCAGTCTTCGGACGGGCTCCACTCCTCGGCCTTGAAGGCGGCGAGGTTGAAGGCCTGTTCGAGGCCCACCATTTCGGAGGACGGGCGCAGGCTTTCGAAGCTGGCGCTTTCCTTCTTGAGGTCGGCTTCGCTGTAGTTGACCGCCTTGATCGAGAGACCGATGCGGCGCTCGACCTTGTCGACCTTGATCACGCGGGCTTCGACTTCGTCGCCCACCTTGATGACATCCTTCACCTTCTCCACGTGGTCTTCGCTGAGTTGCGAGATGTGGATCAGGCCATCGATGTCGCCATCGAGGCTGATGAAGGCGCCGAAGGAAGCGATCTTGGCCACGGTGCCCTTGACGAGGTCGCCCACCTTGAAGCGCTCGTCGATGTGGCTCCATGGATCGTCCTCAAGCTGCTTGAGACCGAGCGAGACACGCTGGTTGGCCTTGTCGATGGAGAGCACGATCGCTTCCACTTCGTCGTTCTTCTTGAGAACTTCGGAGG containing:
- a CDS encoding 3-keto-disaccharide hydrolase; translated protein: MIRFLAAVSLFLGFSRPGNASDLSISVSGGEVKLSWPQAGLQRHYLQKNSTAQFANENWLNIADPVAEAGEWRISEAADLPRCFYRLAEWEILFDGASLAAFRGYHRAGLPPASVWTITPEKELMSVAVSGGAAISNNDLVTLNSYQNFELRWEWKTSNNGNSGIVFRLTEPTSTNYSTQTGPEYQLLDDAHSALTGKRLMGAAYGLFAPGPKTLVPTGQWNSCRLIVRGTNVQHWLNGGKVLEYEMAGAAWQSAVATYSDGGLLPGFGQTANAPLALQHHGEQTWFRNIMIRRLHVP